From a single Streptomyces liliifuscus genomic region:
- a CDS encoding adenosine deaminase has product MPIPKAELHLHIEGTLEPELAFALAARNGVPLPYADTDALREAYQFSDLQSFLNLYYELMAVLRTEDDFADLADAYLARAAAQGVRHAEIFFDPQAHISRGVGIGTVVEGLGRALDRSEAVHGISTQLIMCFLRDESAESAMETLQAAKPYLGRIVGVGLDSAEVGHPPVKFREVYEAAAALGLRRVAHAGEEGPPSYITEALDVLGVERIDHGLRCVEDPELVARLVRDQVPLTLCPLSNVRLRTVDVLEEHPLPAMLDAGLLCTVNSDDPAYFGGYVEDNFLAVREALGLSPDRLRDLARNSFLASFLDDDEERRARYLAEVETYEFP; this is encoded by the coding sequence ATGCCCATCCCGAAAGCCGAACTGCACCTGCACATCGAAGGCACCCTGGAGCCCGAGCTGGCCTTTGCGCTTGCCGCTCGCAACGGTGTTCCGCTGCCCTACGCGGACACCGACGCACTGCGCGAGGCCTATCAGTTCTCGGATCTGCAGTCGTTCCTGAACCTGTACTACGAGCTCATGGCCGTGCTGCGGACCGAGGACGACTTCGCGGACCTCGCCGACGCGTATCTCGCGCGGGCCGCCGCGCAGGGGGTGCGGCACGCTGAGATCTTCTTCGATCCGCAGGCGCACATCTCCCGGGGCGTCGGGATCGGGACCGTGGTCGAGGGGCTCGGGCGGGCGCTCGACCGGAGCGAGGCCGTGCACGGGATCTCCACCCAGCTGATCATGTGCTTCCTGCGGGACGAGTCCGCCGAGTCCGCGATGGAGACCCTCCAGGCCGCGAAGCCGTACCTCGGCCGGATCGTCGGTGTCGGGCTCGACTCCGCGGAGGTCGGGCATCCGCCCGTGAAGTTCCGTGAGGTGTACGAGGCCGCTGCCGCGCTCGGGCTGCGGCGGGTCGCCCACGCGGGGGAGGAGGGGCCGCCCTCCTACATCACCGAGGCGCTCGACGTGCTCGGGGTCGAGCGGATCGATCACGGACTGCGGTGTGTGGAGGATCCTGAGCTGGTGGCGCGGCTGGTGCGGGATCAGGTGCCGTTGACGTTGTGTCCGCTGTCCAATGTCCGGCTGCGGACCGTCGACGTCCTGGAGGAGCATCCGTTGCCCGCGATGCTCGACGCGGGGCTGCTGTGCACGGTCAACTCCGATGATCCCGCGTACTTCGGTGGATACGTCGAGGACAACTTCCTTGCCGTCCGCGAGGCGCTGGGCCTCTCTCCCGACCGGCTGCGCGACCTGGCTCGCAACTCCTTCCTCGCGTCGTTCCTCGACGATGACGAGGAGCGACGGGCCAGGTACCTCGCGGAGGTGGAGACGTACGAGTTCCCGTGA